The following nucleotide sequence is from Pangasianodon hypophthalmus isolate fPanHyp1 chromosome 8, fPanHyp1.pri, whole genome shotgun sequence.
ccactcttctgggaaggctttcaacTAGATTTTGTAGCATGGCTGTGGGtttttgtgcccattcagccacaagtgcATTATtgatgtcaggcactgatgttgagtgagaaGACCTGGCAGGTGGTCAGTGTTCATttatcccaaaagtgttcagtggggttgaggtaagggctctgtgcaggagttcttccacaccaaccttggcaacccatgtctttatggagctctcTTTGTGTAAAAGGatattgtcatgttggaacaggtttgggttaGGCCCCTTCGCTCCAGTAAAGGAGAAATCTTAATACAACAACATagacaaagacattctagacaatgtGTACTTCATACtctgtggaaacagtttggggaaggcccacatatgggtgttatggtctggtgtccaaataattttggccatatagtgtatttcaccTGTTCTACAATTTTACACATTGACTTGTAGATGGCGAGCGAGTGTTCTGAATAggagttttatttttagcagcAGACAGATATTCCTGTGTTAACTTTTATTTCAACTATGGAACCCCAGCCTCCCAAACAAATGTTTTAGCCTAAACAAATAGAATAAATCCACTAATAGGCTCCACTTACTTTACTTACCTGAAGGGCATAATGATGAACCAAATAATGAGCCCTTTCTTCAGTTGCTTTCAGATGCATCTCTTTAACATATCACATGCTACACAGAAAACTTAATTAATTGTACCAGTATGTAAAGCTAATTATTGCATTGCATCCAAAACAATACATTACTTGCCATCCACGAACACCAAGTGATTAACAGTCACACCTCTTTTAAGTCTGTTGAGAGCAACAAAGTCCAAATTCtatatttgtttgttgtaatcatatatacagtgtgtatatatacacacacacgcacatacgcacacacacacacacacacacacacacacatatatatgtatatatatatgtgtgtgtatgtgagtgtgtgtgtgtgtgtgcatgtgtgtgtttgtgttgtgcagCAGGAGCACACATGTAACTAGATGCACAGAGTATTTGTCTGTTTACCAAAAGGAAAGGCCTAGTGCTTTAAAGTTAGGGGAACTTACAGGGCGCTACAAGTACAGGCAGGTTGGCAGAATGACTACAGTTCAGGTAGATGAAAAATGCAGTCAAGCAAGATTTTAGATTAGCCCCAAAGCAAGGGTTGTCACCAGCTGCTGACtcttaaaaaggaaataaaggcAGAACAGGACTTGTTTGTGGATTCCAGTAGGAGCCAGGGAAAACAGTCTTGAATTTCTAAGCTAAGGTAAAGCATAGGTCTTCAATGCTTCTGTCTTTTGCCATGTATACACAGGATATTCAAAACATACACAAGATGAATTAAACAGTATTCTACATGTTTACAGTTTTACTATTAATTCCATATTGGAGAAGTTAAGGACACTAGAGGGGTGACAAATAGAATGTAGTTCACAGCTTCTTACTAGACTCCTCCCTTAAGGAATCTGTGGAAGTAGCATCTTGGAAACAGAAGCACACAAAGAACCAAGGAGCAGGGGAAAGGAGGTTGGACTTGATACAGCCAATGAAAACTCTGGAAGACAACACAGAGCAGAAGCCACAATCCTTATACAGAGTGCAGTGAAGATCCTTACTGATCCTAACCTTTACTATTACTTACGGTGTCAGTAATCGTAGAGCTCAGGTGGAGTTCCTTTGCCAGCCATTGCCAAGGGCCCTGAACAACTAGAAACCAAGGATCTGGAGCCATGGCTGTCACAAATTTCCATTACATCACCCGGATGAGCAGTGGTTTCAAAGTTTACATCCTAGAGGGTAATTATCATTTTGTGCCACATGGTCTACTTAATGTCTTAACTTTACCAGTCTTCTGCTAGCACCAAAGATTTCTTCATTATGTTAATGAGGTCCTGACACAATGCAAAACTGAAATTACTAGGAAAATGTGGAGATTTATCCACAGGaattttcatgtaattttaaatttgttttaaattgaaTGAATTCATGTAAACTAACTAAATATTGATGTGATAACTATACAAATTGGTGAGATAAGCAAGATCTTTTAATTTGTATGTAACTTTATCTCACACTGTTGAGATGAGTGAATGTATATGACAGATGTTAATGCTGTTAAGAGGCAGATAGTCAGTGTTACCTTTGGaaggtctgtttttttgtctaagcattgaaggaaaataatcctCCCTCAGGCACTAGAAAACCACTGTGTTGGAAGGTGTGGTTTTTACCCACTCCTCTGTCCTCTTACAGATCATGTCAGTCTATCACACTCCACAACATATGGACTATGCTTTACATGTATACCTATGTGTGAGGGTACTGGTCATGTGCACTTTGTCAAGATTTCCACCCAAAACACCCACTTGGACATTTAGAGTGtttgatatttaaaatgataaagctGTTTTTCACTCACTTGTACATATCATGAGGCACTTTTCTATACTATTGACCCTACACATACCAATGTCAAATACCATGTTAACACATAGTTAGAATGTGATAGtctttgtttatttcagtttggaGCAGTGTGTCCTGTAATTATCATGATGCTGATTGAACATAGGAACACAGAAGTAGCACTCTATGGCAAGTCTTATCTCACAATTCTCCTGTCTCTTGCCAAAAGGGAAATATCTCTAGTGGATAAAGTAGTTTCAGTTTGTTTCCAGACAGTTATGATTGTTTTCATGTCTCACATGATGCACTTTACATTTATATGGCACTTACCGTTAGTAGTGAGTCAGATCAGGTTCCAGAGTAATACTCATAGATCCAGTCAATCTTGTTCTGCAGCTTAACAGAGTTTACATTATTATGATGGCACAGCAATGTTTTCCCACAATTAGGTTATTGGTCATGATAAATTGCAAAGACTAAAATTAAGCTGGTTGTTAGTGTATCAGCCACTTCTTTTTCATTGTTCGGCCCTGGATATGTAATGATGACAGGAAGACCCATCTATATTATTCTTTAACCTACATACCAATTTacattgttttgattttgttttccaTAGCTTAATAAAAAAGTATATGTGTAATATAAGCTGTATTTCTTTTATCTCATAGGTCAGCCACACCTGAGGAGTGAGGACCGGTTCCGTCACATAACCAGTGACAGAATCAGAGTGACTGCTGCTCACCCATTCAAACATAAGCACAGTTCAGAACAAGGACGGACACTGGAGGAGAGGTACAACACCAAACATCTACTGTTCTTATAGTAGCTGTCCACAGGTTATCCAAAGACTCTCATGGTGGCTAATAATAATGACTTGGTTTCAGAAGAGAGAGGGCTCTTAGCAAGAGCCTGGTCAATGCTGACAGGACATCATCACGGTTCAACGTGCCTGAGAGTCCTACATCCACCTGGAGCCCCACAGCAAGTCCAGCTCACCTTTTCTCTAGTGCAGTTATGGATGAGCCACTTGCCCTTGTCAAGAAAATTCACCAGGAGACAGAGGAGacagaagacaaaaacaaaaaaactgcagtCCGACACATACAGGTAATTGTTCCAAAAAGCTGTATTGTATTAAtcacaaattttaaatgaaaatgatacaTATAGTACATAGTGAACTAACATAGTAGCATTTTGCCAACATAATGAAACATTCCAGTAGACACACAAGCAGCCCAGATTAGGTACAGtttaattttctgttattaATTTAATCAGATTAATGTTCTCATATATTCTGACTAACACTATAACACAGCAAAATCCTATGCATTAGACATTAGATATTAGACAATTGTACTATGGATATGACCATTAAGGATTCTCAAATCATATCAAAGTAAACAATTAACCATACAtgctgcaaaatattttataaaacattgtaaaacaTTACCAAAGAGTATGGtagaaaatgaattttaaaaaaaattctgaaagaaGACTTTATAACATTCTGGGGCATTTCAGGAACATAAAAGCCTTGCTTTGTCCTTTCACCCACACTCAACCAAAAACTTCACATGGAGTAATCCAATAACCACTAGATTAATTTCTACCCTGCCCAGTTTATGGCAGAGTGCATTAAATAAGCACATAATATACCTTTCCAATTCTCAGGATCTCTCCAAAAGCCACTTAAGTTTACTTATCTCCACTGTCTATGAGAATTCAAGATAGGTATCAAGCAAGACTGCTTATGGGGGCTCAGACAGGCCTTTGCTTGTTCAAGATATGTAATCCAGCCTGATTCAGAATGAAATGTAAGCAATGGGTGGAGGAATGTTGTCAACAAGTCCCAACAGACCACTGCTGTTATTGATCTGTTGGTGGCATTGTGGATAAAGGAACACTGAAAGCTTCAGCTAGCCTTTCTTCTTGAAAGAATATGcccaataaataataaataaatagttgttAATGTAGTTCTATTATAGAGTTAATAAATGGACTTCTTCATTGTAACGACCCATATACTTGCAGGTTCGTCCCTCAGTGATCACATGTGTCTCATCAACAAAGTCAGTCTGTATGCCTGAAGATGGTTGCAAGCACTCCACTGGTATGTTATATAAGAATCCATCAGTCTATAATGGCTGATTTCCCCTTTACAACATTCTTTTCATTCACAGCCCTTTAAGAGAAACAAATTCATTCACTCAACACActacaataacatttttaatgtagttttaaactatgtggccaaaagcttttggacacctgaccatcacacccatatgggccttccccaactgttgccacaaagttggaagcacacaattgtataggatgtctttgtatactatagcattacaatttccttcactggaacaaacatgtttcaggatgacaatgtcccaatgcacaaagtgaggtgcatgaagacatggtttgccaaggttgctGTGGAAGAACTCATGTGacttgcacagagccctgacctcaaccccactgaaaacctttggGATTAATTGGAAACCGGACTGTGCCCTAGGCCTTCTCACCCGAcgtcagtgcctgaccttactaatgctcttgtagctgaaagGGCAAGAGCATTAGTATGggccacagccacactccaaaatttATTGGAAAGCCTTCAGAGAAgagtatatattattttaactgcattatttttggactaaatctggaatgggatgttcagaaagcacatataaatgtgatggtcagatgtctacaaacttttggccatatagtgtatatgctaTTCTAAATCTCATTTTCTGTTGGTTCTCATAGTTATAACACAGCACAGTTATGATAACGTGGAGGAACATTTCCAGCGGAGCCTTGGGGTGAACTATCAGAAAGGTTCCTCTAAGCAAATCTCCATCAGC
It contains:
- the vgll4l gene encoding vestigial like 4 like — protein: MAVTNFHYITRMSSGFKVYILEGQPHLRSEDRFRHITSDRIRVTAAHPFKHKHSSEQGRTLEERRERALSKSLVNADRTSSRFNVPESPTSTWSPTASPAHLFSSAVMDEPLALVKKIHQETEETEDKNKKTAVRHIQVRPSVITCVSSTKSVCMPEDGCKHSTVITQHSYDNVEEHFQRSLGVNYQKGSSKQISISVSVDDHFAKALGEKWLQLKASSSACSSSSSQSASSSCLPSNPTFIHSPGYGQSPKRARKDSVSPTTATSSMWSGK